The following proteins come from a genomic window of Sardina pilchardus chromosome 1, fSarPil1.1, whole genome shotgun sequence:
- the LOC134084366 gene encoding NACHT, LRR and PYD domains-containing protein 3-like isoform X2, whose protein sequence is MTSCSSQEKRKAHSPTPSCVSMKSDQSKDWQVKFEGGDSSTGHPEMKKQKRSPSPISSCLSMKSDRSNDLPINFKGGDSSTEHSEIKKQKRSPSPTPSCLSMKSDRSNDLPINFKGADNSTGQYQQIHKSDLQNKFQCLIEGISQQGDTRLLHEIYTDLYITEGGRGKINDEHEVRQIERASWRKAAQGTPIKCSDIFKPLSDQAKPIRTVLTKGVAGIGKTVSVQKFILDWTEGKANHDVQFIFPLPFRELNVVNEKNLSLVDLIQHFLPEIKDPRVFTSSEHRVMFIFDGLDECRFPLDFHSNPVCCDVMEPASVDVLLTNLIKGNLLPSALLWITTRPAAANQISPDCVDKVTEIRGFNDPQKEEYFRKRISDENLASRTITHLKSSRSLYIMCHIPVFCWISATVVERTSKESESAAMPRTLTQMYTHFLVIQTSMKNVRYREGNEANEETILKLGKLAFQQVEKGNLIFYEEDLRECGIDVTEASVYSGVCTQIFREESGLYLGKVFSFVHLSIQEFLAALHVSVSNRQRNMPDQQQTSHLSALFTAATLHDLHKTAVELALQRKNGHLDLFLRFLLGLSLESNQIILKNLLPQIGSQTDAGQTVQYVKQKIRDQSSSDRRINLFYCLNELNHHAVVEDIDRSSGTLYVDMLLPGEWKTKRFEFEMSAEQLAEFDLQKYIRTPENDQTELLSPDEVLQKLLPVATASTSAELKLLNLSYNELLDSGGGFLYAALCHQSCKLEKLQLVNCILTEKSCSYLACALMSHSSLRLLELSNNELLDSGVELLSSALCHQNCKVEELQLEKCSLTGKSCSYLASALTAHSSSLRQLHLNSNKLLDSGVERLSSALCHQNCKLEELELSYCNLTEKSCSYLASALTTHSSSLKLLNLNLNELLDSGVERLCSALSQQNCKLEELQLWYDNLTDKSCSHLASALTSDSSSLRRLDLRFNNMISESAVEQLSALVKDPRCKLEKLETKWGTVEC, encoded by the exons ATGACTTCCTGTAGCAgtcaagagaaaagaaaggcacACTCCCCTacacccagctgtgtgtccatgaagagtgatcaaTCTAAGGATTGgcaagtcaaatttgaaggGGGAGACTCTTCTACTGGACA tcCAGAGATGAAAAAGCAGAAGAGGTCCCCCTCCCCTATATCCAGCTGtctgtccatgaagagtgatagATCCAATGATCTGCCAATCAACTTTAAAGGGGGAGACTCTTCTACTGAACA TTCAGAGATAAAAAAGCAGAAGAGGTCCCCCTCTCCTACACCGAGCTGtctgtccatgaagagtgatagATCCAATGATCTGCCAATCAACTTTAAAGGGGCAGACAATTCTACTGGACA ATATCAGCAGATCCACAAATCTGACCTGCAGAATAAGTTTCAGTGTCTGATTGAGGGAATCTCACAGCAGGGAGACACCAGACTCCTCCATGAGATCTACACAgacctctacatcacagaggggggaagaggaaagatcaatgatgaacatgaggtcagacagatagagagggcatCCTGGAGAAAAGCAGCGCAAGGCAcaccaatcaaatgcagtgaTATCTTTAAACCCTTATCTGATCAAGCCAAGCCCATTAGAACAGTGCTGACAAAGGGAgtggctggcattggaaaaacagtctctgtgcagaagttcattctAGACTGGACCGAAGGAAAAGCCAATCATGATGTCCAGttcatatttcctcttcctttccggGAGCTGAATGTGGTGAACGAAAAAAATCTCAGTCTGGTGGATCTTATTCAGCACTTTTTACCAGAAATTAAAGATCCCAGAGTCTTCACCAGTTCAGAGCACAGAgtcatgttcatctttgatggccTGGATGAGTGTCGATTTCCCCTAGATTTTCACTCCAACCCAGTTTGTTGTGATGTGATGGAGCCAGCCTCAGTGGACGTGCTATTGACAAACCTCATCAAGGGgaatctgcttccctctgctctcctctggatcaccaccagaccagcagcagccaatcagatctcTCCTGACTGTGTGGACAAGGTGACAGAAATAAGgggattcaatgacccacagaaagaggagtacttcaggaagagaatcagtgATGAGAACCTGGCCAGCAGAAccatcacacacctgaagtcatccaggagcctctatatcatgtgccacattccgGTCTTCTGCTGGATTTCAGCAACTGTTGTAGAGAGGACATCAAAAGAATCAGAGAGTGCAGCAATGCCAAGGACTCtgactcaaatgtacacacacttcctggtcATTCAGACAAGCATGAAAAATGTCAGGTACAGAGAAGGAAATGAGGCCAATGAAGAGACCATTTTAAAACTGGGGAAACTGGCTTTTCAACAGGTGGAGAAAGGCAATCTGATCTTCTAcgaggaagacctgagagagtgtggcattgatgtcacagaagcatcagtgtactcaggtgtgtgtactcagatcttcagagaggagtcTGGGCTGTACCTGGGGAAGGTGttcagctttgtgcatctgagcatccaaGAGTTTCTAGCAgctttgcatgtgtctgtcagcaacagacagagaaacatgcCTGACCAACAGCaaacctctcatctctctgctctgttcacaGCTGCAACACTGCATGACCTACACAAGACTGCAGTGGAACTGGCCTTACAAAGAAAGAATGGACACctggaccttttcctccgcttcctATTGGGCCTTTCACTGGAGTCCAATCAGATTATCTTAAAGAACCTTCTGCCACAGATTGGTAGCCAAACAGATGCAGGGCAAACAGTCCAGTATGTCAAACAGAAGATCAGAGATCAGAGTAGCTCAGACAGAAGGATCAACCTGTTCTActgtctgaatgagctgaatCACCATGCTGTAGTGGAGGACATTGACAGAAGCTCAGGAACTCTATATGTAGACATGCTTTTACCAGGAGAGTGGAAGACTAAGAGATTTGAGTTTGAGATGTCAGCAGAGCAGCTGGCTGAGTTTGACCTGCAGAAGTACATAAGGACGCCAGAGAATGATCAAACTGAACTCCTCAGTCCAGATGAAGTTCTTCAGAAGCTGCTGCCAGTGGCCACAGCATCCACATCAGCTGA ACTCAAACTGCTGAACCTGAGTTACAAtgagctgctggactcaggagggGGATTTTTATATGCTGCTCTTTGTCATCAATCttgcaaactggagaaactaca GCTGGTTAACTGTATTCTGACGGagaagagctgttcctatctggcctgtGCCTTGATGTCACACTCAAGTCTCAGACTGCTGGAGCTGAGTAACAAtgagctgctggactcaggagtggaacttttgtCCTCTGCACTTTGTCATCAAAACTGCAAAGTAGAAGAGCTACA gctggaGAAGTGTAGTCTGACAGggaagagctgttcctatctggcctctgccctgACCGCACACTCCTCAAGTCTCAGACAGCTGCACTTGAATAGcaataagctgctggactcaggagtggaacgtTTGTCTTCTGCACTTTGTCATcagaactgcaaactggaggaactaga gctgaGCTACTGTAATCTGACTGAGAAGAGCtgctcctatctggcctctgccctgaccacacactcctcaagtctCAAACTGCTGAACCTGAATCTCAAtgagctgctggactcaggagtggaacgtTTATGTTCCGCTCTTAGTCAACAAAACTGCAAGCTGGAGGAACTACA gctaTGGTACGATAATCTGACGGATAAAAGCTGTTCCCATCTAGCCTCTGCGCTGACCTCAGATTCCTCAAGTCTCAGACGGCTGGACCTGAGGTTCAATAACATGATTAGTGAATCAGCTGTAGAGCAGCTCTCTGCTCTAGTGAAGGACCCAcgctgtaaactggagaaacttgA AACTAAATGGGGAACAGTAGAGTGTTGA
- the LOC134084366 gene encoding NACHT, LRR and PYD domains-containing protein 3-like isoform X3 → MTSCSSQEKRKAHSPTPSCVSMKSDQSKDWQVKFEGGDSSTGHPEMKKQKRSPSPISSCLSMKSDRSNDLPINFKGGDSSTEHSEIKKQKRSPSPTPSCLSMKSDRSNDLPINFKGADNSTGQYQQIHKSDLQNKFQCLIEGISQQGDTRLLHEIYTDLYITEGGRGKINDEHEVRQIERASWRKAAQGTPIKCSDIFKPLSDQAKPIRTVLTKGVAGIGKTVSVQKFILDWTEGKANHDVQFIFPLPFRELNVVNEKNLSLVDLIQHFLPEIKDPRVFTSSEHRVMFIFDGLDECRFPLDFHSNPVCCDVMEPASVDVLLTNLIKGNLLPSALLWITTRPAAANQISPDCVDKVTEIRGFNDPQKEEYFRKRISDENLASRTITHLKSSRSLYIMCHIPVFCWISATVVERTSKESESAAMPRTLTQMYTHFLVIQTSMKNVRYREGNEANEETILKLGKLAFQQVEKGNLIFYEEDLRECGIDVTEASVYSAATLHDLHKTAVELALQRKNGHLDLFLRFLLGLSLESNQIILKNLLPQIGSQTDAGQTVQYVKQKIRDQSSSDRRINLFYCLNELNHHAVVEDIDRSSGTLYVDMLLPGEWKTKRFEFEMSAEQLAEFDLQKYIRTPENDQTELLSPDEVLQKLLPVATASTSAELVNSNLTEKSCFYLNSALTSHSSRLKLLNLSYNELLDSGGGFLYAALCHQSCKLEKLQLVNCILTEKSCSYLACALMSHSSLRLLELSNNELLDSGVELLSSALCHQNCKVEELQLEKCSLTGKSCSYLASALTAHSSSLRQLHLNSNKLLDSGVERLSSALCHQNCKLEELELSYCNLTEKSCSYLASALTTHSSSLKLLNLNLNELLDSGVERLCSALSQQNCKLEELQLWYDNLTDKSCSHLASALTSDSSSLRRLDLRFNNMISESAVEQLSALVKDPRCKLEKLETKWGTVEC, encoded by the exons ATGACTTCCTGTAGCAgtcaagagaaaagaaaggcacACTCCCCTacacccagctgtgtgtccatgaagagtgatcaaTCTAAGGATTGgcaagtcaaatttgaaggGGGAGACTCTTCTACTGGACA tcCAGAGATGAAAAAGCAGAAGAGGTCCCCCTCCCCTATATCCAGCTGtctgtccatgaagagtgatagATCCAATGATCTGCCAATCAACTTTAAAGGGGGAGACTCTTCTACTGAACA TTCAGAGATAAAAAAGCAGAAGAGGTCCCCCTCTCCTACACCGAGCTGtctgtccatgaagagtgatagATCCAATGATCTGCCAATCAACTTTAAAGGGGCAGACAATTCTACTGGACA ATATCAGCAGATCCACAAATCTGACCTGCAGAATAAGTTTCAGTGTCTGATTGAGGGAATCTCACAGCAGGGAGACACCAGACTCCTCCATGAGATCTACACAgacctctacatcacagaggggggaagaggaaagatcaatgatgaacatgaggtcagacagatagagagggcatCCTGGAGAAAAGCAGCGCAAGGCAcaccaatcaaatgcagtgaTATCTTTAAACCCTTATCTGATCAAGCCAAGCCCATTAGAACAGTGCTGACAAAGGGAgtggctggcattggaaaaacagtctctgtgcagaagttcattctAGACTGGACCGAAGGAAAAGCCAATCATGATGTCCAGttcatatttcctcttcctttccggGAGCTGAATGTGGTGAACGAAAAAAATCTCAGTCTGGTGGATCTTATTCAGCACTTTTTACCAGAAATTAAAGATCCCAGAGTCTTCACCAGTTCAGAGCACAGAgtcatgttcatctttgatggccTGGATGAGTGTCGATTTCCCCTAGATTTTCACTCCAACCCAGTTTGTTGTGATGTGATGGAGCCAGCCTCAGTGGACGTGCTATTGACAAACCTCATCAAGGGgaatctgcttccctctgctctcctctggatcaccaccagaccagcagcagccaatcagatctcTCCTGACTGTGTGGACAAGGTGACAGAAATAAGgggattcaatgacccacagaaagaggagtacttcaggaagagaatcagtgATGAGAACCTGGCCAGCAGAAccatcacacacctgaagtcatccaggagcctctatatcatgtgccacattccgGTCTTCTGCTGGATTTCAGCAACTGTTGTAGAGAGGACATCAAAAGAATCAGAGAGTGCAGCAATGCCAAGGACTCtgactcaaatgtacacacacttcctggtcATTCAGACAAGCATGAAAAATGTCAGGTACAGAGAAGGAAATGAGGCCAATGAAGAGACCATTTTAAAACTGGGGAAACTGGCTTTTCAACAGGTGGAGAAAGGCAATCTGATCTTCTAcgaggaagacctgagagagtgtggcattgatgtcacagaagcatcagtgtactcag CTGCAACACTGCATGACCTACACAAGACTGCAGTGGAACTGGCCTTACAAAGAAAGAATGGACACctggaccttttcctccgcttcctATTGGGCCTTTCACTGGAGTCCAATCAGATTATCTTAAAGAACCTTCTGCCACAGATTGGTAGCCAAACAGATGCAGGGCAAACAGTCCAGTATGTCAAACAGAAGATCAGAGATCAGAGTAGCTCAGACAGAAGGATCAACCTGTTCTActgtctgaatgagctgaatCACCATGCTGTAGTGGAGGACATTGACAGAAGCTCAGGAACTCTATATGTAGACATGCTTTTACCAGGAGAGTGGAAGACTAAGAGATTTGAGTTTGAGATGTCAGCAGAGCAGCTGGCTGAGTTTGACCTGCAGAAGTACATAAGGACGCCAGAGAATGATCAAACTGAACTCCTCAGTCCAGATGAAGTTCTTCAGAAGCTGCTGCCAGTGGCCACAGCATCCACATCAGCTGA gctggtTAACTCTAATCTGACAGAAAAGAGTTGTTTTTATCTTAACTCTGCTCTGACCTCACACTCTTCAAGACTCAAACTGCTGAACCTGAGTTACAAtgagctgctggactcaggagggGGATTTTTATATGCTGCTCTTTGTCATCAATCttgcaaactggagaaactaca GCTGGTTAACTGTATTCTGACGGagaagagctgttcctatctggcctgtGCCTTGATGTCACACTCAAGTCTCAGACTGCTGGAGCTGAGTAACAAtgagctgctggactcaggagtggaacttttgtCCTCTGCACTTTGTCATCAAAACTGCAAAGTAGAAGAGCTACA gctggaGAAGTGTAGTCTGACAGggaagagctgttcctatctggcctctgccctgACCGCACACTCCTCAAGTCTCAGACAGCTGCACTTGAATAGcaataagctgctggactcaggagtggaacgtTTGTCTTCTGCACTTTGTCATcagaactgcaaactggaggaactaga gctgaGCTACTGTAATCTGACTGAGAAGAGCtgctcctatctggcctctgccctgaccacacactcctcaagtctCAAACTGCTGAACCTGAATCTCAAtgagctgctggactcaggagtggaacgtTTATGTTCCGCTCTTAGTCAACAAAACTGCAAGCTGGAGGAACTACA gctaTGGTACGATAATCTGACGGATAAAAGCTGTTCCCATCTAGCCTCTGCGCTGACCTCAGATTCCTCAAGTCTCAGACGGCTGGACCTGAGGTTCAATAACATGATTAGTGAATCAGCTGTAGAGCAGCTCTCTGCTCTAGTGAAGGACCCAcgctgtaaactggagaaacttgA AACTAAATGGGGAACAGTAGAGTGTTGA
- the LOC134084366 gene encoding NACHT, LRR and PYD domains-containing protein 3-like isoform X1, producing the protein MTSCSSQEKRKAHSPTPSCVSMKSDQSKDWQVKFEGGDSSTGHPEMKKQKRSPSPISSCLSMKSDRSNDLPINFKGGDSSTEHSEIKKQKRSPSPTPSCLSMKSDRSNDLPINFKGADNSTGQYQQIHKSDLQNKFQCLIEGISQQGDTRLLHEIYTDLYITEGGRGKINDEHEVRQIERASWRKAAQGTPIKCSDIFKPLSDQAKPIRTVLTKGVAGIGKTVSVQKFILDWTEGKANHDVQFIFPLPFRELNVVNEKNLSLVDLIQHFLPEIKDPRVFTSSEHRVMFIFDGLDECRFPLDFHSNPVCCDVMEPASVDVLLTNLIKGNLLPSALLWITTRPAAANQISPDCVDKVTEIRGFNDPQKEEYFRKRISDENLASRTITHLKSSRSLYIMCHIPVFCWISATVVERTSKESESAAMPRTLTQMYTHFLVIQTSMKNVRYREGNEANEETILKLGKLAFQQVEKGNLIFYEEDLRECGIDVTEASVYSGVCTQIFREESGLYLGKVFSFVHLSIQEFLAALHVSVSNRQRNMPDQQQTSHLSALFTAATLHDLHKTAVELALQRKNGHLDLFLRFLLGLSLESNQIILKNLLPQIGSQTDAGQTVQYVKQKIRDQSSSDRRINLFYCLNELNHHAVVEDIDRSSGTLYVDMLLPGEWKTKRFEFEMSAEQLAEFDLQKYIRTPENDQTELLSPDEVLQKLLPVATASTSAELVNSNLTEKSCFYLNSALTSHSSRLKLLNLSYNELLDSGGGFLYAALCHQSCKLEKLQLVNCILTEKSCSYLACALMSHSSLRLLELSNNELLDSGVELLSSALCHQNCKVEELQLEKCSLTGKSCSYLASALTAHSSSLRQLHLNSNKLLDSGVERLSSALCHQNCKLEELELSYCNLTEKSCSYLASALTTHSSSLKLLNLNLNELLDSGVERLCSALSQQNCKLEELQLWYDNLTDKSCSHLASALTSDSSSLRRLDLRFNNMISESAVEQLSALVKDPRCKLEKLETKWGTVEC; encoded by the exons ATGACTTCCTGTAGCAgtcaagagaaaagaaaggcacACTCCCCTacacccagctgtgtgtccatgaagagtgatcaaTCTAAGGATTGgcaagtcaaatttgaaggGGGAGACTCTTCTACTGGACA tcCAGAGATGAAAAAGCAGAAGAGGTCCCCCTCCCCTATATCCAGCTGtctgtccatgaagagtgatagATCCAATGATCTGCCAATCAACTTTAAAGGGGGAGACTCTTCTACTGAACA TTCAGAGATAAAAAAGCAGAAGAGGTCCCCCTCTCCTACACCGAGCTGtctgtccatgaagagtgatagATCCAATGATCTGCCAATCAACTTTAAAGGGGCAGACAATTCTACTGGACA ATATCAGCAGATCCACAAATCTGACCTGCAGAATAAGTTTCAGTGTCTGATTGAGGGAATCTCACAGCAGGGAGACACCAGACTCCTCCATGAGATCTACACAgacctctacatcacagaggggggaagaggaaagatcaatgatgaacatgaggtcagacagatagagagggcatCCTGGAGAAAAGCAGCGCAAGGCAcaccaatcaaatgcagtgaTATCTTTAAACCCTTATCTGATCAAGCCAAGCCCATTAGAACAGTGCTGACAAAGGGAgtggctggcattggaaaaacagtctctgtgcagaagttcattctAGACTGGACCGAAGGAAAAGCCAATCATGATGTCCAGttcatatttcctcttcctttccggGAGCTGAATGTGGTGAACGAAAAAAATCTCAGTCTGGTGGATCTTATTCAGCACTTTTTACCAGAAATTAAAGATCCCAGAGTCTTCACCAGTTCAGAGCACAGAgtcatgttcatctttgatggccTGGATGAGTGTCGATTTCCCCTAGATTTTCACTCCAACCCAGTTTGTTGTGATGTGATGGAGCCAGCCTCAGTGGACGTGCTATTGACAAACCTCATCAAGGGgaatctgcttccctctgctctcctctggatcaccaccagaccagcagcagccaatcagatctcTCCTGACTGTGTGGACAAGGTGACAGAAATAAGgggattcaatgacccacagaaagaggagtacttcaggaagagaatcagtgATGAGAACCTGGCCAGCAGAAccatcacacacctgaagtcatccaggagcctctatatcatgtgccacattccgGTCTTCTGCTGGATTTCAGCAACTGTTGTAGAGAGGACATCAAAAGAATCAGAGAGTGCAGCAATGCCAAGGACTCtgactcaaatgtacacacacttcctggtcATTCAGACAAGCATGAAAAATGTCAGGTACAGAGAAGGAAATGAGGCCAATGAAGAGACCATTTTAAAACTGGGGAAACTGGCTTTTCAACAGGTGGAGAAAGGCAATCTGATCTTCTAcgaggaagacctgagagagtgtggcattgatgtcacagaagcatcagtgtactcaggtgtgtgtactcagatcttcagagaggagtcTGGGCTGTACCTGGGGAAGGTGttcagctttgtgcatctgagcatccaaGAGTTTCTAGCAgctttgcatgtgtctgtcagcaacagacagagaaacatgcCTGACCAACAGCaaacctctcatctctctgctctgttcacaGCTGCAACACTGCATGACCTACACAAGACTGCAGTGGAACTGGCCTTACAAAGAAAGAATGGACACctggaccttttcctccgcttcctATTGGGCCTTTCACTGGAGTCCAATCAGATTATCTTAAAGAACCTTCTGCCACAGATTGGTAGCCAAACAGATGCAGGGCAAACAGTCCAGTATGTCAAACAGAAGATCAGAGATCAGAGTAGCTCAGACAGAAGGATCAACCTGTTCTActgtctgaatgagctgaatCACCATGCTGTAGTGGAGGACATTGACAGAAGCTCAGGAACTCTATATGTAGACATGCTTTTACCAGGAGAGTGGAAGACTAAGAGATTTGAGTTTGAGATGTCAGCAGAGCAGCTGGCTGAGTTTGACCTGCAGAAGTACATAAGGACGCCAGAGAATGATCAAACTGAACTCCTCAGTCCAGATGAAGTTCTTCAGAAGCTGCTGCCAGTGGCCACAGCATCCACATCAGCTGA gctggtTAACTCTAATCTGACAGAAAAGAGTTGTTTTTATCTTAACTCTGCTCTGACCTCACACTCTTCAAGACTCAAACTGCTGAACCTGAGTTACAAtgagctgctggactcaggagggGGATTTTTATATGCTGCTCTTTGTCATCAATCttgcaaactggagaaactaca GCTGGTTAACTGTATTCTGACGGagaagagctgttcctatctggcctgtGCCTTGATGTCACACTCAAGTCTCAGACTGCTGGAGCTGAGTAACAAtgagctgctggactcaggagtggaacttttgtCCTCTGCACTTTGTCATCAAAACTGCAAAGTAGAAGAGCTACA gctggaGAAGTGTAGTCTGACAGggaagagctgttcctatctggcctctgccctgACCGCACACTCCTCAAGTCTCAGACAGCTGCACTTGAATAGcaataagctgctggactcaggagtggaacgtTTGTCTTCTGCACTTTGTCATcagaactgcaaactggaggaactaga gctgaGCTACTGTAATCTGACTGAGAAGAGCtgctcctatctggcctctgccctgaccacacactcctcaagtctCAAACTGCTGAACCTGAATCTCAAtgagctgctggactcaggagtggaacgtTTATGTTCCGCTCTTAGTCAACAAAACTGCAAGCTGGAGGAACTACA gctaTGGTACGATAATCTGACGGATAAAAGCTGTTCCCATCTAGCCTCTGCGCTGACCTCAGATTCCTCAAGTCTCAGACGGCTGGACCTGAGGTTCAATAACATGATTAGTGAATCAGCTGTAGAGCAGCTCTCTGCTCTAGTGAAGGACCCAcgctgtaaactggagaaacttgA AACTAAATGGGGAACAGTAGAGTGTTGA